In a single window of the Papaver somniferum cultivar HN1 chromosome 8, ASM357369v1, whole genome shotgun sequence genome:
- the LOC113302789 gene encoding uncharacterized protein LOC113302789 produces the protein MATPGAVTFSGNLKRAVAGIKRINTEGIRWRVFDAKGQVLGRLASQISTVIQGKDKPTYTPNREDGDICIVVNAKDIAVTGRKLTDKFYRWHTGYVGHLKERSLKDQLVKDPTEVIRSAVMCMLPRNKLRDDRDLKLGIFAGSEHPFGDPPTEHFEIPPRQVRELRPRIRRAMVRAQKKAEQQEEKGDTSKSARRKKKEEEAKTGITA, from the exons ATGGCTACTCCAGGTGCTGTCACTTTTAGTGGAAATTTAAAG AGAGCGGTTGCAGGTATAAAGCGTATCAACACCGAAGGTATTCGGTGGCGAGTATTTGACGCAAAAGGCCAG GTCCTCGGGAGGTTGGCTTCTCAAATATCTACTGTAATTCAAGGCAAGGATAAGCCCACATACACACCTAATCGTGAAGATGGAGATATTTGCATTGTTGTAAATGCCAAAGATATTGCTGTTACTGGGAGGAAACTAACTGATAAATTTTACCGCTGGCATACTGG GTATGTTGGCCACCTCAAGGAAAGGAGTTTGAAGGATCAACTAGTCAAAGATCCTACAGAAGTCATTCGAAGCGCAGTCATGTGTATGCTTCCTCGCAACAAATTACGTGAT GATAGAGATCTCAAACTTGGGATATTTGCTGGAAGTGAGCACCCCTTCGGTGACCCACCAACTGAACACTTTGAGATTCCTCCACGTCAAGTAAGGGAATTACGTCCACGCATAAGGCGAGCCATGGTTCGAGCCCAAAAGAAGGCTGAGCAACAAGAAGAAAAGGGTGATACTTCTAAAAGTGc